The Musa acuminata AAA Group cultivar baxijiao chromosome BXJ2-5, Cavendish_Baxijiao_AAA, whole genome shotgun sequence genomic interval GGCGTTCATGTTCATCTCCTGCGTGCTCTTCTTCGTCGGGACCAAGATCTACGTGAAGGTTCGGCCGGAGGGCAGCCCGTTCACCAGAATCGCCCAGGTGCCGGTGGCGGCGTTCAGGAAGCGAGCGCTGAAGCTACCTGATGACCTCAAGGGCTCTCTTTTTGACCCTCCACATCTCAGTTCTTTGATCTCCAAGCTGCCGCACACCGACCAGTTCAGGTACTTGGGAGCACAAGAAGTGAGATTTCAACTCAGAAGAACACACCAAACCTATATTTTGATGGCATAAGATGATATAATAAATTAGTGGAACAATTTAATTAACCTCAATCCATTTGTAACACTTCCTTCGAAGTTGATAACATCCAAACTATTGCAGTCCAAAGCTACTACAATTTGCTTCATGAGGTTTATTATAAAACTATCACTAATTTTACTATATTCTAAGAAAATAAAGTTATCAacttgatatgtttaactatcACTACTAgacgtgattttttttttttttttttgattacaATTGCAGTTTTCTTGACAAAGCTGCGATCATAACCCCCATGGACGATATCAAACCGGATGGCTCAGCTTCAGATGGATGGAGATTATGTAGCTTACAGCAAGTGGAACAGATGAAATGTTTAGTAAGAATCATCCCTGTTTGGTCTTCATGTATCATCTTCGAGGTTACCTTCGTTCTGACATGGACTTACGTCGTCTTCCAAGCCCTTCAATCCGATAGACATCTCGGGCACAGTAACTTCGAGATTCCTGCTGCAACTTTTACTGTGTTCACCATGGCGGCCATGACCATTTGGTTGCTTGTTTACGACCGTTTCGTCGTCCCATTGCTTCAGAGGGTTACTGGAAAGGAAGGTGGCATCACGCTGCTTCAAAGGATGGGGACTGGCATTGCTCTTTCGGTCGTGATGATGATTGTCGGTGGCTTGGTAGAGGAACGGCGAAGGAGTTATGCGCTTCACAAGCCGACACTGGGGACTGCATCCAATGGCGGTGCCATTTCATCAATGTCCAGCCTCTGGTTGATCCCTCAGCTCGTTATTGCTGGTCTTTCGGATGCTTTCAACCTCGTCGGCCAAGTTGAGTTCTACTACAAGCAATTTCCCGAAAACATGAGGAGCATGGCAGGGGGTCTGCTCTTCCTGGGTTTTGCATGTTCCAACTATCTGGGTAGCTTGATAATAACTATAGTCCATCGAATAACTGGTGGACATCAGAAGAGCAATTGGTTAGCAGAAGATCTTAACCAGGGTCGACTAGATCTTCTCTACTTCTCGATCGCATCATTATCTGCCGTTAATTTTGTCTTCTTCATTGTATGTGCAAAGTGGTACAGATACAAAACCTCAGACAAAGACCATGAGATTGCTCTGCAAACAATGGAAATCAGAAGTTCTGTATGAGCAAGCATCTGATACACTGGATCTTTACAGTGCACAAGAAGAAAGAACAAGGACATGGAATCAGGTTTCATCAGAAGAGAAGTAACAGTTCTGTTAGTCATACCTTTTCCTATGTACTGTTgattcctcttttttctttttattactaTTTGAAGCTGCAAAACTTTTATAAGGGCAGAATGCTGTTCATAGTGGATGCACAAACAATGGTTCACCCTCTCTACATGTTATATCTGCAAATATCAGATAATTTCCATTGTGAAACTTTTTGTGCTCATTGATGTCTATTTTGAACTCAACAGATGAGCTTGATAAACCTTACATGCTGCAAGAAATAGGCATATTTATATTGTTGTGtgttggtgaacctttacgcCATGATCGAGATGTCAGCACGGCTCGGTCCAATCCCGGATGTGCAAGGTAGTCCACACGAAAGCTTAAGTGGAAGAAGTGGTCATCGGGTCGGGTTGAGCCATGGGCCTCGTCGCCTGCTTTTTTCGTCGTCGAGTTCTTGCCCTCAGCTCGaggtcgggagggggatttccTGAATCGACCTCTCCGAAGTTTAAGTTAGGATGGAGTGGAATAACAGAGAGTTGAGTATTCAATCCCCCTAGTGTTGGTCAGGTGGTGGGTTTTTATACCTACACACGGGGGTCGATCGTATCTCGTTTGTTAATGACCACTGACCCCTTAAGTGGCCAGCCCATGCCTTTCGTGCGGATGTTGGTCGACCTGCACGGATCGACGTCGAGCGACACCGTCCCAAGCATTCCAGGGTGGCTCTGTACCCGACGACGTCGTTCCGAACCTTTCGGGACAGCTTCGTACTTGACGATGCCACTTGCACAGCCTTGTACAGCCCGGGAGGATGGTTGTGTTGTCTAAGTCCGATGTGTTGCACCGATGTGGTCCACCACATCAGCTTTGAAGTTCCATGTTGGTGCTATCGTGGCCGTGGAATGCTGCCAAAGACCTTGCGACACCAAATTGTGCC includes:
- the LOC135612478 gene encoding protein NRT1/ PTR FAMILY 2.11-like; this translates as MTTSTPEEPQNGEAAKPVINYRGWKAMPYVIGNEAFEKLGTFGTSANLLVYLTTVFHMKSVASATLVTVFNGTTNLAPLLGAFLADTYLGRYATLGAASIASLLGMLILTLTAAVSKLHPPPCSSHGDACHGANPTQLAVLFASYVFMVIGAGGIRPCNLAFGADQFDPTTEAGKRGIASFFNWYYMTFTFAMMASSTLVIYVQSNVSWSLGLAIPTAFMFISCVLFFVGTKIYVKVRPEGSPFTRIAQVPVAAFRKRALKLPDDLKGSLFDPPHLSSLISKLPHTDQFSFLDKAAIITPMDDIKPDGSASDGWRLCSLQQVEQMKCLVRIIPVWSSCIIFEVTFVLTWTYVVFQALQSDRHLGHSNFEIPAATFTVFTMAAMTIWLLVYDRFVVPLLQRVTGKEGGITLLQRMGTGIALSVVMMIVGGLVEERRRSYALHKPTLGTASNGGAISSMSSLWLIPQLVIAGLSDAFNLVGQVEFYYKQFPENMRSMAGGLLFLGFACSNYLGSLIITIVHRITGGHQKSNWLAEDLNQGRLDLLYFSIASLSAVNFVFFIVCAKWYRYKTSDKDHEIALQTMEIRSSV